The following nucleotide sequence is from Longimicrobium sp..
GGTGGCGCGAGCGCGTCCGCCGCAGCGGACAGCTGCGACACGGTGAACATCGGGTGGACGGTCGGCTGCACCGGTTCCTGCTAGGACGGCGCAGCACGGCGATGTAGCTGGTGAGCCGCTCCTCGGCGACCCCTCGCGACCTGCCTCGCTTTCCGGCACTACGGGCGAAAACCCATGTCGACTCAAGATGGCCACGCCGCGCAACCCTGGCTGAAACACGGGTGGATCAAGCAGAAGCGCGCCTACCTGGAAGCACGGACCCGCGCGATGATCGTGCACCGCGCCTGGCGCGACCCGGAGTTCCGTGAGCGTCTGCTGGCCGATCCACGCGCCGCTCTCGCAGCGGTGCTCGATCTGCGGATTCCGGATGATGTGGAGATCGAGATCGTTCAGGAAGCGGAAGGCGAGATGACGCTGGTCCTTCCGCACATGCCCGAGAGCAGCCGCCCACCGGGCACGCTCGCCGGGGCCTCCGGGCGGCTGGACGCCTGCAGCACCCACGTCCTCATGTGGACAGGGGGGTGCACGGGTACCTGCTAGGGTGCTCGGAAAGGTCCCGACGCAAGGTGCCAGGGTCTCCCATGCCCTGAGTGCTCCGGATGGCGGCAGCGAAAAACGCTTTGATTTTGTTGAGACGCGACAGCGGGAACCCTCGTTGATGCTGCAGACGACATGCGCAATCCGACTCTGATCGACGCCATCATCGCCAACGGAGCCGGCCTGCAGGAGCGGCTCACGGCTGGCGTGACGGTAGACCAGCGCCGGTTCGTCCCTTCATTCGAGCTCCAGCAGGTCGAGCGCTGGAAGACCCTGCTCGGCGAGAGCCATCCGGAGGCGCTGGAACGCCGCCTCACGGCGGCGGGAATCCGGTACGCACCCGCGGAGCTGGCCTCCCGCATCGGGCCGCTGAAGGCGCTGGCCGGCCGGCCCGAGTGGCTCGACGCGTTTCTGGAGATCCACGCGGCGCTGAAAGCCGCCGCCGACACGCCGCGGTTCGACCCTCCCGCGGGCCCGTGGCGCTTCGTTCGCGCCAGCGACCCACTCCCCTTCCAGCACCTGCTTGCACCCGTGGTGGTGCTTGCCTCGCGCGACCTGCATGCGCGCCGGCCCTGGGCAGGCTCGCTGCTCGCCGAAGCTGCGGTGGCTGAGGTGGAGCGGGGGCTACTGCAGACGCTGGTCTATCTCTTCTCACGCAGCCTGCAGAGCGATTTCAGCTACTTCCGCGGCGGGGACCCCGTTTCATGGCGGGGTGTGGACGCCGAGGGCGACGAACTGTACCGGGAGTTCTGCCACCACCTGCTGGCGCACGGGCTGGACGATTTCTTCGCCACCCGTCCGGTGCTGGCGCGCCTGCTCGTGTGCGCGGTTCAGACGTGGAGCGGTGCGACCGCACGCCTGCTCGACCGGCTCCGCGCGGACCTTGCCCTCCTGGAGACGGAGTTCGGCGGCGGCCGGCCGCTCGGACGCGTGGTCGAGTTCGCCGGCAAGCTGTCGGACCGGCACGACGGCGGCGACTCCGTGGCCGTGCTGGGCTTCGCCTCGGGGCAGCGGATCGTCTACAAACCGCGCGACCTGCGGATCGAGCAGTGGTTCAACGCTCTCCTCGCGGGGCTGAACGGGACCGGCTCGATGCCGCGTCTGCGTACGCTGCGCGTGTGTGTGCGCGAGCGCTACGGGTGGACCGAGTTCGTGGAGCCCCTGCCCTGCGCCGATGCGGGGGGAATCGTGGCGTTCTACGAGCGGGCGGGTGCGCTCCTGTGTCTGGCGTACGTGCTGGGCGGAACAGACCTGCACGCCGAAAACCTCATGGCGTCGGGCGCGGACCCCGTGCTCGTCGACGTGGAGATGCTCTTCCAGCCCGAGTGCGAGTTCGCTCCGCTGCTCCCGGCGGCGGAATCGGCGCAGGAAGACCACCCGGTATGGCCGCCGACACAGGTGTACGCCACGGGGCTGCTCCCCATCGGCTCCCTCCAAGGGCACGGCACGGTGGACCTGAGCGGGCTCGGGGCAACTCCGGGGCAGTCCACGGGCCGGACGCTGCCCGCGTTCGGCCAGGTGAACCGCTCGGGAATGTGCCTGCTCGACGAGGAGGTGCGTACGCCGGGCCTGCCCAACCGGCCCGCCTGCGGCGGGGTGCATGCCGGCGTGCGGGACCACGCAGACGCGGTCGCCCGCGGCTTTGCCGCCGCGTGGGGCACGGTCATTCGGCACCGCGTCGAGGTGCTGGAACGGGTGGAGCAATGCGTGGCGCTGCCGATCCGCGTCGTGTTCCGGCCAACCCGCCACTACAGCGATCTGCGGTTTGAAGCCGTCTCCCCGGGCGCCGTCCGGAGCGGTACAGCGCACGACCTGGTGTACGAGCGGCTCTACGCCGCCGCGCTGGACGGGCCGGCGCGGCAGCCCCTGGTCCGCCTTGCGGCCTCCGAGGTGCGGACGCTCCGGCGCCTCGACATCCCCCGTTTCACCACGGCCGCGGACGCGACCTGGGTGGAACTGGATGACGGGGTCCGCATCGAGGGCTGCCTGAGCCGGTCCGGATACGCGCGCGTCGTGGAACGGGTCCGTACCATGGACCTCGGCTCTCTCGACGTTCACCTCCAGCTGATCGGACTGGCGCTCGCGACGGACGACGGCCCGCGTCCCGCCGCCCCCGCCGGCACGGGTGGGAGAGCGGAAGCGCACGACCCGCTGGGGGCGGACGATGCCGTGGCCGCGGCCGCTGGCATCGTGGCGTACCTGCGGCGCAAGGCGCTGTACCGGGGCAAAGACGTCTTGTGGCTGGGTGTCCGGGGAATGCACGAGAGTGCGACACCGCACCTGAGGCCGCTCCGGTTCGACCTGTACTCCGGGAGCGTGGGCGTGGCCCTTTTCCTGGCCGCCTTCGCCCGCGTCACGGGCGACCCCGAGGCTCGCCGGATGGCACTGGGGGCGCTCTCGGAGCTGCGCTGCGCCCTTCGGCGGCCGGGGGATTCACCTCTCGCGCGCTACGACGTCGGCGGTGCCTCGGGGCTCGGATCGGTGGCCTACGGGCTGCTGCGCTGCGGAACGCTTCTGAACGATGGCGGCATCGTGGAGGACGCGGGCCGCGCGGCCCGCCTGATCACCCCCGAACGAGTGGCCGCCGACGAAGTACTGGACGTGATGCGCGGGGCGGCCGGAGGCCTGCTCGGGATCCTGGCTGTGCACGAGGCCGCGCCCGAGCCGGCACTGGTGGACAACGCGCTCGCCTGTGCCCGGCACCTCGTGCACACCCGCGTGGAGTCCGGCGATGGAGCGTGTGCGTGGCGCACCATCCGCCGCGAGCGGCGCTCCGGGCTTTCGCACGGCGCCGCGGGGATTGCGTACGCGCTCATGCGGGTTCATCACCACTTCCCCGGCGAGGGCTTCGGCCGCGTCGCCCGGGAGGCGGTTGCGTTCGAGAACACGCTCTACGATCCCGATGCGGGCGACTGGCGGGCCCTCCTCCCCGAGGACGCCGACGGCAATGCGCGACGGAGCATGTGCACCTGGTGCAATGGCGCGGCGGGGATCGGGCTCGCGCGGCTGCTCGGCGACGCACCCGCCACGCGCGACGACGTGGACCGCGCGTTGCGAGCCACGCTGCGCTCGCTCGGCACGGGGGCGGACTTCGTCTGCTGCGGCGAGACGGGGCGCGTGGAGCTACTGCTTG
It contains:
- a CDS encoding nitrile hydratase subunit alpha, which translates into the protein MSTQDGHAAQPWLKHGWIKQKRAYLEARTRAMIVHRAWRDPEFRERLLADPRAALAAVLDLRIPDDVEIEIVQEAEGEMTLVLPHMPESSRPPGTLAGASGRLDACSTHVLMWTGGCTGTC
- a CDS encoding type 2 lanthipeptide synthetase LanM family protein, giving the protein MRNPTLIDAIIANGAGLQERLTAGVTVDQRRFVPSFELQQVERWKTLLGESHPEALERRLTAAGIRYAPAELASRIGPLKALAGRPEWLDAFLEIHAALKAAADTPRFDPPAGPWRFVRASDPLPFQHLLAPVVVLASRDLHARRPWAGSLLAEAAVAEVERGLLQTLVYLFSRSLQSDFSYFRGGDPVSWRGVDAEGDELYREFCHHLLAHGLDDFFATRPVLARLLVCAVQTWSGATARLLDRLRADLALLETEFGGGRPLGRVVEFAGKLSDRHDGGDSVAVLGFASGQRIVYKPRDLRIEQWFNALLAGLNGTGSMPRLRTLRVCVRERYGWTEFVEPLPCADAGGIVAFYERAGALLCLAYVLGGTDLHAENLMASGADPVLVDVEMLFQPECEFAPLLPAAESAQEDHPVWPPTQVYATGLLPIGSLQGHGTVDLSGLGATPGQSTGRTLPAFGQVNRSGMCLLDEEVRTPGLPNRPACGGVHAGVRDHADAVARGFAAAWGTVIRHRVEVLERVEQCVALPIRVVFRPTRHYSDLRFEAVSPGAVRSGTAHDLVYERLYAAALDGPARQPLVRLAASEVRTLRRLDIPRFTTAADATWVELDDGVRIEGCLSRSGYARVVERVRTMDLGSLDVHLQLIGLALATDDGPRPAAPAGTGGRAEAHDPLGADDAVAAAAGIVAYLRRKALYRGKDVLWLGVRGMHESATPHLRPLRFDLYSGSVGVALFLAAFARVTGDPEARRMALGALSELRCALRRPGDSPLARYDVGGASGLGSVAYGLLRCGTLLNDGGIVEDAGRAARLITPERVAADEVLDVMRGAAGGLLGILAVHEAAPEPALVDNALACARHLVHTRVESGDGACAWRTIRRERRSGLSHGAAGIAYALMRVHHHFPGEGFGRVAREAVAFENTLYDPDAGDWRALLPEDADGNARRSMCTWCNGAAGIGLARLLGDAPATRDDVDRALRATLRSLGTGADFVCCGETGRVELLLEAAERLDLPEQAFVARRHLAWMVGRAAGSGGFHLGTGRSGGNQDVGLFTGLAGIGYQLLRSTHPGQVPPFLGWR